In Sporosarcina luteola, a single window of DNA contains:
- a CDS encoding DEAD/DEAH box helicase: MTKFSELNISESTQSALSRMGFEEATPIQEGTIRFGMEGRDVIGQAQTGTGKTAAFGIPIIEKIDVNNPAVQALVIAPTRELAIQVSEEIYKIGYGRRARVLSVYGGQEIGRQIRALRNNPQIIVGTPGRILDHINRKTLKLNNVNTLVLDEADEMLNMGFIEDINTILASVPDTRQTLLFSATMPPAIRKIAETFMKEPEIVKIKSKEMTVENIDQYFVKAQEREKFDVLSRLLNVHQPELAIVFGRTKRRVDEVAHALSIRGYLAEGIHGDLTQAKRMSVLRQFKDNKIDVLVATDVAARGLDISGVTHVYNFDIPQDPESYVHRIGRTGRAGKSGMAITFVTPREMGYLRTVEETTKKRMTPLQPPTEDEALIGQQRLAMEQLAEIIEKNELTDYQPLAAELLQKFDAKDIVAAAVRSLTKEPDDTPVKITEERPLPSRNSGSRDRGGYKGSRGGGRSHGGGRGYGGGGGSRRGSRDGGGGRRDRSSSSRGKSDR, from the coding sequence TTGACAAAATTTTCAGAACTTAATATTAGCGAATCCACACAAAGTGCTCTATCGCGCATGGGGTTTGAAGAAGCAACACCAATCCAAGAAGGTACTATCAGATTTGGCATGGAAGGCCGAGATGTCATCGGTCAAGCACAAACAGGTACGGGTAAGACTGCTGCTTTCGGGATTCCGATCATTGAGAAAATCGATGTGAACAATCCTGCAGTACAAGCATTAGTCATTGCACCGACACGTGAATTGGCGATTCAAGTATCCGAAGAAATTTATAAAATCGGATACGGAAGACGCGCTCGTGTATTATCTGTTTATGGTGGCCAAGAAATTGGTCGGCAAATTCGAGCATTACGCAATAATCCACAAATTATTGTCGGAACTCCGGGACGTATTCTTGACCATATCAACCGTAAAACGTTGAAACTGAACAATGTAAATACGCTCGTCCTTGACGAAGCGGATGAAATGCTTAACATGGGCTTCATCGAAGACATCAACACGATTTTGGCAAGTGTTCCAGATACTCGCCAGACACTTCTATTCTCTGCTACAATGCCTCCTGCAATCCGCAAAATTGCTGAGACATTCATGAAAGAGCCTGAAATTGTAAAAATCAAGTCAAAAGAAATGACTGTTGAGAACATCGACCAATACTTCGTTAAAGCACAAGAAAGAGAAAAGTTTGACGTACTTTCACGTCTGTTGAACGTTCACCAGCCTGAGCTTGCGATCGTATTCGGTCGTACGAAGCGCCGTGTCGATGAAGTGGCACACGCATTGAGCATCCGCGGCTACTTGGCAGAAGGAATCCATGGCGACTTAACACAAGCAAAACGGATGTCTGTTCTTCGCCAGTTCAAGGACAATAAAATCGACGTTCTCGTTGCAACAGACGTAGCAGCTCGAGGACTCGACATCTCTGGTGTCACACACGTTTACAACTTCGATATTCCACAAGATCCAGAAAGCTATGTACACCGTATCGGCCGTACAGGACGTGCTGGTAAAAGCGGTATGGCGATTACATTCGTAACGCCGCGTGAAATGGGTTATCTCCGTACCGTCGAGGAAACGACGAAAAAACGGATGACTCCACTTCAGCCGCCAACAGAAGATGAGGCATTGATCGGTCAGCAACGTCTTGCGATGGAACAGCTAGCTGAGATCATCGAGAAAAATGAATTGACTGATTACCAACCATTGGCAGCAGAACTTCTTCAGAAATTTGATGCGAAGGATATTGTCGCGGCTGCAGTCAGATCATTGACGAAAGAACCGGACGATACACCTGTTAAAATTACGGAAGAACGCCCATTGCCTTCCCGTAATTCGGGCTCACGTGACCGTGGCGGCTATAAAGGCAGCCGTGGCGGCGGACGTTCACACGGAGGCGGACGCGGTTATGGCGGAGGCGGCGGTTCACGTCGTGGAAGCCGTGACGGCGGAGGCGGACGTAGAGACCGTTCAAGTAGTTCTAGAGGCAAATCGGATAGATAA
- a CDS encoding PH domain-containing protein: MRAQPANRISPKGLKVWRLYGWIQTIILALVAIGVGVLVYIFEWPWWIYPLEAAALLLFAYFIIILFPKVRWMRWRYEVRESEIELQHGLFIVKRTLIPMVRVQHVDTSQGPILRKYGLAEISISTAATVHTIPALIMAEADELRGRISVLARVAEDDV, encoded by the coding sequence ATGAGAGCTCAACCTGCTAACAGGATATCTCCGAAAGGTTTGAAAGTCTGGCGATTATACGGCTGGATTCAAACAATCATTCTCGCTTTGGTGGCCATCGGCGTCGGCGTGCTTGTATACATATTTGAATGGCCGTGGTGGATCTACCCGCTGGAAGCCGCTGCACTCCTCCTATTCGCTTATTTCATCATCATTTTATTCCCGAAGGTGAGATGGATGAGGTGGCGGTATGAAGTGAGGGAGTCCGAAATCGAATTGCAACATGGTCTGTTCATTGTGAAACGGACATTGATCCCAATGGTGCGCGTCCAACACGTTGATACATCCCAAGGTCCGATCTTGCGGAAATACGGTTTGGCTGAAATTTCGATTTCGACAGCAGCCACGGTCCATACGATCCCAGCGTTGATCATGGCGGAGGCGGATGAACTGCGCGGCAGGATTTCCGTGCTTGCGAGGGTGGCGGAAGATGATGTCTGA
- a CDS encoding alpha/beta hydrolase: MKTGVLFLHGFTGGMFEVRPFIHYVEERTDWITSVPILPGHDFPVDLSKVSAENWMMEAELALNRLRKETVRIIIVGFSMGGIIALYLALRYKIEKLVLLSAAAKYISPRILLADAAVLLTESVTKSFPPNTFYHLYDYKLRHTPLRAAKEFMRVVKMVEPYYGKITTPVCVVQGKKDGIVPFSTGEHLLRALGSQQKQLIVSENGKHHICYSDDNNEWFAKVYEFMKKESREF, from the coding sequence ATGAAAACAGGTGTATTGTTCCTTCATGGATTTACCGGAGGAATGTTTGAAGTCCGTCCTTTCATTCATTATGTGGAGGAGAGGACGGATTGGATCACTTCCGTGCCGATACTGCCGGGACATGATTTTCCGGTCGATCTAAGCAAGGTTTCCGCGGAAAACTGGATGATGGAAGCGGAGCTTGCCCTCAACCGGTTGAGGAAGGAGACCGTCCGCATCATCATTGTCGGCTTTTCGATGGGGGGCATCATCGCGCTTTATTTAGCTTTGCGCTACAAAATCGAAAAGCTTGTCCTTCTCAGTGCGGCGGCGAAGTATATCAGTCCGCGCATACTTCTCGCGGATGCGGCCGTTTTATTGACTGAATCCGTAACGAAAAGTTTTCCGCCGAACACGTTCTATCATTTGTACGACTATAAATTGCGGCATACGCCGCTCCGTGCTGCGAAGGAGTTCATGCGGGTCGTCAAAATGGTGGAACCGTATTACGGAAAGATCACGACGCCCGTCTGCGTAGTGCAGGGGAAAAAGGACGGCATCGTTCCGTTTTCGACAGGGGAGCATCTATTGCGCGCACTCGGATCTCAACAAAAGCAGCTGATTGTATCGGAAAACGGAAAGCACCATATTTGCTACAGTGACGATAACAACGAATGGTTTGCAAAGGTGTATGAATTCATGAAGAAAGAGTCACGTGAATTCTGA